In Candidatus Eremiobacteraceae bacterium, one DNA window encodes the following:
- a CDS encoding HD domain-containing phosphohydrolase, with translation MSKVRRSSLSLVRGPFARSRATFWSLETAPDAAPRAVAALATTALIWATLSAWHAPATLAVLVVCAVFMELFTGDIMRAGGRVIGPSLAIVVAAFALYGTPAAVLVGFARGGARLLSSRALTGSDSAFILAGSVFGPLVGGVFATTAAAFGMPLLGVGALYALSAYAAEVLAPAALMRSSGPPSLALAGDGIAGWALTAFCALTGLGYLLAGDIAARHWSALVYFIVPLVVIRLSYSALRARSERYLAALEHENIEFFDKIGKLDRINGDLIEALAFAVDYRDGVDSGRSRRAAQMAAAMGQALGLPPVELEMLRRGALLHDVGMLAMPGQRTPRHIEVGARLVARWRDYRQIAEIVEQHCELLDGSGYPRGLHGNDICIPARIVGVATKYVELTTQRPQGAGMSHEEAVAEILSLTPHKYDPMAVEALEAAIAPATADVLPLIRR, from the coding sequence GTGAGCAAAGTGCGCCGCTCTTCATTGTCTTTGGTGCGCGGGCCGTTCGCGCGGTCCCGGGCGACTTTCTGGTCGCTCGAGACGGCGCCCGATGCCGCACCTCGCGCAGTCGCGGCCCTTGCGACCACAGCCCTCATCTGGGCGACGCTTTCCGCGTGGCATGCGCCGGCGACGCTCGCCGTGTTGGTCGTGTGCGCGGTCTTCATGGAGCTGTTCACCGGCGACATCATGCGCGCCGGCGGGCGCGTCATCGGCCCGTCGTTGGCGATCGTCGTCGCCGCGTTCGCGCTCTATGGCACGCCGGCCGCCGTGCTGGTCGGATTCGCGCGCGGCGGCGCGCGCTTGCTTTCCTCGCGCGCGCTGACCGGGTCTGACAGCGCCTTTATCCTCGCTGGATCGGTGTTCGGACCGCTTGTCGGCGGCGTGTTCGCCACTACGGCGGCCGCGTTCGGCATGCCGCTGCTCGGCGTCGGCGCGCTCTACGCGTTGTCCGCATACGCCGCGGAGGTGCTCGCGCCGGCAGCGCTGATGCGCAGCTCGGGGCCACCCTCGCTCGCGCTTGCGGGCGACGGCATCGCCGGTTGGGCGCTGACGGCGTTTTGCGCGTTGACCGGGCTCGGATACTTGTTGGCCGGCGACATCGCGGCGCGGCATTGGAGCGCGCTCGTCTATTTCATCGTGCCGCTGGTCGTCATCCGCCTCTCGTACTCGGCGCTGCGCGCCCGCTCCGAGCGTTACCTCGCGGCGCTCGAGCACGAGAACATCGAGTTCTTCGACAAGATCGGCAAGCTCGATCGCATCAACGGCGATCTCATCGAAGCGCTGGCGTTCGCGGTCGACTACCGCGACGGCGTCGACAGCGGCCGTTCGCGCCGCGCCGCGCAGATGGCGGCCGCGATGGGTCAAGCGCTTGGACTGCCGCCGGTCGAGCTCGAGATGCTGCGCCGCGGCGCGCTGCTGCATGACGTCGGCATGCTCGCCATGCCCGGCCAGCGCACGCCGCGCCACATCGAGGTCGGTGCGCGGCTGGTCGCGCGCTGGCGCGACTATCGCCAGATCGCCGAGATCGTCGAGCAGCACTGCGAATTGTTGGACGGCAGCGGCTATCCGCGCGGCTTGCACGGCAACGACATCTGCATCCCTGCGCGCATCGTCGGGGTCGCGACCAAGTACGTCGAGCTGACGACGCAGCGCCCGCAGGGAGCCGGCATGTCGCATGAGGAGGCGGTCGCCGAGATCCTCTCCCTGACGCCGCACAAGTACGATCCGATGGCGGTCGAGGCGCTTGAAGCGGCCATTGCGCCGGCGACGGCCGACGTGCTGCCGCTAATCCGCCGCTAG